CCCACTCTGGTGGTTATGAAGAACGGCAAAGTCGTAAATCAGGCCACCGGTGCCAGACCTAAGGCTCAGATTCTCGCCATGCTGTAAGGAGGTGCAAAGATGGGATTTTTTGATTTCCTGAAAGGCCCTGACATCAATCAGGGTGTCAAAGAATATAGCGTTACGGATGGCGCAGTCCTGCTGGATGTTCGTACCCCTGACGAATACCGGCAGGGGCATATCCCCGGCAGTAAAAATATTCCTTTGCAGTCCATTAACAAAGTGGCTGGCGTGATTGACAATAAAGCTACCCCCATTTTTGTTCATTGTCTCAGCGGTGCAAGAAGCCGTCAGGCAACTGCTATTTTGCAGCAGATGGGTTATACCAATGTGAAAAACATAGGCGGAATTTCCGCTTATGCAGGAAAGGTGGAACGCTAATATGAAAGTTGTTATTGTAGGTGGTGTGGCTGGCGGTGCTACCGCTGCCGCCCGCATTCGCAGACTAAATGAGCAGGCAGAAATTGTGGTTTTTGAGCGGTCAAAGTTTATTTCCTATGCCAACTGCGGTCTGCCTTACTATATCGGAGATGTAATTACCGATCCGGAAGATCTGACCTTGCAGACCCCGGAGAGCTTCTTCTCCCGTTTCCGTGTTACCATGAAGGTACGGCATGAGGTGACCGCCATTCATCCTGACAGAAAGACGGTATCTGTGAAGAACCTCGAAACCGGTGAAGAATTTGAAGAAAGCTATGATAAGCTGATCCTCTCTCCCGGTGCAAAGCCCACGCAACCGAAGCTGTCCGGTATGGATGTGGACAGGCTGTTCACGCTGCGTACCGTGGAAGATACCTTCAAAATCAAAAACTATATCAATGAAAACAAGCCGAAGTCTGCCGTACTTGCAGGCGGTGGCTTCATTGGATTGGAGCTTGCGGAAAATCTTCGGGAGTTGGGTACGGATGTAACCATCGTGCAGAGCCAAAAGCAGCTCATGATGCCTTTTGATGCAGATATGGCAGCGTTTATTCACGCAGAAGTCAGAAAGCACGGCATTCATCTGGCGTTGGGGCATAAGGTGGAAGGCTTCACCGAAAAAGACGGCGGTGTAGATGTTCTGCTCTCGGACGGCACATCCCTA
Above is a window of Oscillospiraceae bacterium NTUH-002-81 DNA encoding:
- a CDS encoding rhodanese-like domain-containing protein codes for the protein MGFFDFLKGPDINQGVKEYSVTDGAVLLDVRTPDEYRQGHIPGSKNIPLQSINKVAGVIDNKATPIFVHCLSGARSRQATAILQQMGYTNVKNIGGISAYAGKVER